Proteins encoded together in one Marinobacter sp. Arc7-DN-1 window:
- a CDS encoding c-type cytochrome yields MIRSSRLRNLVLALGLTTSSLALAGSTDDAMDQLNAIMADDEKRQASYEAGHDRIRFCGYCHGEDGNSKRDYIPNLAAQHPLYLFNQFEKFRAGTREDYVMSKLAKTLSLEERINIAVYYSQQTAKPRTGSDPALAETGGKLFAGRCAACHQKDAQGFRDMPRLAGQPAEYLEIALERFQDMDPEKQSTPMIGIAATLSEGDIKALAEYLTER; encoded by the coding sequence ATGATTCGTAGTTCTCGCCTGAGGAATCTGGTGTTGGCGCTTGGCCTGACAACCTCCTCCCTCGCACTTGCGGGTTCGACAGACGATGCAATGGACCAGCTTAACGCCATCATGGCGGATGATGAGAAACGGCAGGCCAGCTACGAGGCGGGGCACGACCGCATTCGATTCTGTGGTTATTGCCATGGCGAGGATGGCAATAGCAAGCGGGATTACATTCCGAATCTCGCGGCACAGCATCCGCTATACCTCTTCAACCAGTTTGAAAAGTTCCGGGCCGGCACCCGCGAAGACTATGTGATGTCGAAACTGGCGAAGACGCTTTCGCTGGAAGAGCGGATTAACATCGCGGTTTACTACAGCCAGCAGACTGCCAAACCCCGGACCGGTAGCGACCCGGCCCTGGCAGAAACAGGCGGAAAGCTATTTGCTGGGCGGTGTGCGGCGTGCCATCAAAAAGACGCTCAGGGCTTTCGTGATATGCCGCGGCTTGCGGGGCAGCCGGCGGAGTATCTTGAGATTGCCTTGGAGCGGTTTCAGGACATGGATCCCGAGAAGCAAAGCACGCCCATGATTGGGATCGCCGCGACTTTGTCAGAGGGGGATATTAAGGCTTTGGCTGAGTATCTGACGGAGAGGTAA